In the Rhinoderma darwinii isolate aRhiDar2 chromosome 13, aRhiDar2.hap1, whole genome shotgun sequence genome, one interval contains:
- the LOC142666426 gene encoding zinc finger protein 512B-like isoform X2, which produces MTDSKRRGPAVMADSLATGSRRQFPRISKSRASTQLQFLASDSGSFYNKRTVQKRYARPENRELRGIPPSLISEWKEMFKTLSRVRCPSSGCWVEFPSVLGLKQHYQRCQGAPLVSRLVLSCPHCEAVFASRPQLQKHLMWNHSETEETRENRPSPHVVSNGAKEKCKGVMKKRSPANKVSKSGTGQTRGENGDVPHPKDNDKQGDLCLSDEDPERTRHRRKQKTPKKFTGEQPSITTTFGLKGLGKTEDKSRGRQGRVVQGRVEEKKKIESANLRLEHIMKPPSGSVDDKCQRQSNKKGEVTCPNCSSVTRKTMAGLRKHMDVCEQLQEALRCQQCRKQFKSKAGLNYHTMAEHINKSSSLHGNPLDDPRERERLRKMLKQMGKLRCPKQNCTATFCSLMGYQYHTQRCGTQQCDREKLHFSCPQCKKAYQSKAGRDYHVRSEHCADSAEPEPESKQTKVVEDFERTPSGRVRRHSAQVAVFHLQEIAEDELAREGSRRRKKEDLVPDSKRLNYLRPGLPTFNPHLLDRWKALVKENGFICCPNNCCEAIYSSVSGLKAHLANCNKGNHSGGKYRCLLCQKEFSSESGVKYHILKTHSQNWFRVSTVSSPSKRKMSPERSPDVSETEEIEENKKMKVEEKAPSCRPPASSPPPAQETPVALKTQPKKASSKPGVCMAPKGNVRKGGPSRRGK; this is translated from the exons CCCTCCCTGATCAGCGAGTGGAAAGAAATGTTTAAGACGTTGTCGAGGGTGAGATGTCCAAGTTCAGGCTGCTGGGTGGAGTTCCCCAGTGTGTTAGGACTAAAACAACATTATCAACGGTGCCAAGGG GCGCCGCTCGTGTCCCGGTTGGTGCTCTCCTGCCCGCACTGTGAAGCCGTCTTCGCCTCAAGGCCGCAGCTGCAGAAACACTTGATGTGGAACCATTCAGAGACGGAGGAGACCAGAGAAAACAGGCCAAGCCCACACGTGGTCTCTAATGGGGCGAAGGAGAAGTGCAAGGG GGTGATGAAAAAAAGATCTCCGGCAAATAAAGTGTCAAAGTCGGGTACAGGGCAGACACGGGGGGAGAACGGTGACGTCCCCCATCCCAAGGACAACGACAAACAAGGGGATCTATGTCTGTCTGATGAGGATCCGGAGAGAACGAGGCACA GAAGGAAACAGAAGACTCCGAAGAAGTTCACAGGAGAACAACCGTCTATCACCACCACCTTTGGGTTAAAAG GTTTGGGAAAAACAGAGGACAAGTCCAGAGGAAGACAAGGACGGGTTGTACAGGGGAGAGTTGAGGAAAAGAAGAAGATAGAAAGTGCGAACCTAAGACTGGAGCATATCATGAAGCCCCCCTCAG GCAGTGTGGATGACAAGTGCCAACGTCAAAGCAATAAGAAGGGTGAGGTGACCTGTCCAAACTGCTCATCCGTTACACGCAAAACCATGGCGGGGTTAAGAAAACACATGGATGTATGTGAACAG CTGCAAGAAGCACTGAGGTGCCAGCAATGCAGGAAGCAGTTCAAATCCAAAGCCGGTCTCAATTATCATACCATGGCAGAGCACATCAATAAG TCTTCCAGTCTTCACGGTAACCCACTAGATGATCCCAGAGAGCGGGAACGCCTGAGAAAAATGTTGAAGCAGATGGGAAAATTGCGCTGTCCTAAGCAG AATTGCACGGCCACATTTTGCAGCTTGATGGGGTATCAGTACCACACCCAGCGCTGCGGCACCCAGCAGTGCGACCGGGAGAAGCTGCACTTCTCCTGCCCTCAGTGTAAGAAGGCTTACCAGTCCAAGGCCGGAAGGGATTACCATGTGCGCTCGGAGCACTGCGCG gaTTCTGCGGAACCAGAGCCAGAGTCAAAGCAGACGAAGGTGGTGGAGGATTTTGAGCGCACCCCGAGTGGCAGGGTCAGGAGGCACTCGGCACAGGTCGCCGTCTTCCATTTGCAGGAAATTGCAGAGGACGAGCTGGCGAGGGAAGGAAGCCGCAGGAGAAAGAAGGAGGATTTGGTACCTGACAGCAAGAGG CTGAACTACCTCCGCCCCGGCCTGCCGACCTTTAACCCCCACCTCCTGGATCGCTGGAAAGCACTTGTGAAGGAGAACGGCTTCATTTGTTGTCCCAATAAT TGCTGTGAAGCGATATACTCCAGCGTGTCTGGGTTGAAGGCTCATCTAGCAAACTGTAATAAG GGAAATCACTCCGGGGGGAAATACAGATGTCTGCTGTGTCAGAAGGAGTTCAGCTCCGAAAGCGGCGTGAAGTATCACATCCTGAAGACGCACTCACAG AACTGGTTCCGGGTTTCCACCGTTTCGTCGCCTTCTAAAAGAAAAATGAGTCCGGAGCGCTCCCCTGATGTGTCGGAGACGGAGGAAATAGAGGAGAATAAAAAGATGAAGGTCGAGGAGAAAGCCCCGTCATGCCGTCCCCCAGCCTCGAGCCCACCCCCCGCTCAAGAGACTCCAGTTGCACTAAAAACCCAACCGAAAAAAGCATCCAGTAAacccggggtctgtatggcacccaAGGGGAACGTGCGGAAGGGTGGCCCATCAAGAAGAGGGAAATGA
- the LOC142666426 gene encoding zinc finger protein 512B-like isoform X3, whose amino-acid sequence MTDSKRRGPAVMADSLATGSRRQFPRISKSRASTQLQFLASDSGSFYNKRTVQKRYARPENRELRGIPPSLISEWKEMFKTLSRVRCPSSGCWVEFPSVLGLKQHYQRCQGAPLVSRLVLSCPHCEAVFASRPQLQKHLMWNHSETEETRENRPSPHVVSNGAKEKCKGYPKIAHGNTTHFAQVMKKRSPANKVSKSGTGQTRGENGDVPHPKDNDKQGDLCLSDEDPERTRHRRKQKTPKKFTGEQPSITTTFGLKGLGKTEDKSRGRQGRVVQGRVEEKKKIESANLRLEHIMKPPSGSVDDKCQRQSNKKGEVTCPNCSSVTRKTMAGLRKHMDVCEQLQEALRCQQCRKQFKSKAGLNYHTMAEHINKSSSLHGNPLDDPRERERLRKMLKQMGKLRCPKQNCTATFCSLMGYQYHTQRCGTQQCDREKLHFSCPQCKKAYQSKAGRDYHVRSEHCADSAEPEPESKQTKVVEDFERTPSGRVRRHSAQVAVFHLQEIAEDELAREGSRRRKKEDLVPDSKRCCEAIYSSVSGLKAHLANCNKGNHSGGKYRCLLCQKEFSSESGVKYHILKTHSQNWFRVSTVSSPSKRKMSPERSPDVSETEEIEENKKMKVEEKAPSCRPPASSPPPAQETPVALKTQPKKASSKPGVCMAPKGNVRKGGPSRRGK is encoded by the exons CCCTCCCTGATCAGCGAGTGGAAAGAAATGTTTAAGACGTTGTCGAGGGTGAGATGTCCAAGTTCAGGCTGCTGGGTGGAGTTCCCCAGTGTGTTAGGACTAAAACAACATTATCAACGGTGCCAAGGG GCGCCGCTCGTGTCCCGGTTGGTGCTCTCCTGCCCGCACTGTGAAGCCGTCTTCGCCTCAAGGCCGCAGCTGCAGAAACACTTGATGTGGAACCATTCAGAGACGGAGGAGACCAGAGAAAACAGGCCAAGCCCACACGTGGTCTCTAATGGGGCGAAGGAGAAGTGCAAGGGGTACCCCAAAATTGCACATGGCAACACAACGCATTTTGCGCA GGTGATGAAAAAAAGATCTCCGGCAAATAAAGTGTCAAAGTCGGGTACAGGGCAGACACGGGGGGAGAACGGTGACGTCCCCCATCCCAAGGACAACGACAAACAAGGGGATCTATGTCTGTCTGATGAGGATCCGGAGAGAACGAGGCACA GAAGGAAACAGAAGACTCCGAAGAAGTTCACAGGAGAACAACCGTCTATCACCACCACCTTTGGGTTAAAAG GTTTGGGAAAAACAGAGGACAAGTCCAGAGGAAGACAAGGACGGGTTGTACAGGGGAGAGTTGAGGAAAAGAAGAAGATAGAAAGTGCGAACCTAAGACTGGAGCATATCATGAAGCCCCCCTCAG GCAGTGTGGATGACAAGTGCCAACGTCAAAGCAATAAGAAGGGTGAGGTGACCTGTCCAAACTGCTCATCCGTTACACGCAAAACCATGGCGGGGTTAAGAAAACACATGGATGTATGTGAACAG CTGCAAGAAGCACTGAGGTGCCAGCAATGCAGGAAGCAGTTCAAATCCAAAGCCGGTCTCAATTATCATACCATGGCAGAGCACATCAATAAG TCTTCCAGTCTTCACGGTAACCCACTAGATGATCCCAGAGAGCGGGAACGCCTGAGAAAAATGTTGAAGCAGATGGGAAAATTGCGCTGTCCTAAGCAG AATTGCACGGCCACATTTTGCAGCTTGATGGGGTATCAGTACCACACCCAGCGCTGCGGCACCCAGCAGTGCGACCGGGAGAAGCTGCACTTCTCCTGCCCTCAGTGTAAGAAGGCTTACCAGTCCAAGGCCGGAAGGGATTACCATGTGCGCTCGGAGCACTGCGCG gaTTCTGCGGAACCAGAGCCAGAGTCAAAGCAGACGAAGGTGGTGGAGGATTTTGAGCGCACCCCGAGTGGCAGGGTCAGGAGGCACTCGGCACAGGTCGCCGTCTTCCATTTGCAGGAAATTGCAGAGGACGAGCTGGCGAGGGAAGGAAGCCGCAGGAGAAAGAAGGAGGATTTGGTACCTGACAGCAAGAGG TGCTGTGAAGCGATATACTCCAGCGTGTCTGGGTTGAAGGCTCATCTAGCAAACTGTAATAAG GGAAATCACTCCGGGGGGAAATACAGATGTCTGCTGTGTCAGAAGGAGTTCAGCTCCGAAAGCGGCGTGAAGTATCACATCCTGAAGACGCACTCACAG AACTGGTTCCGGGTTTCCACCGTTTCGTCGCCTTCTAAAAGAAAAATGAGTCCGGAGCGCTCCCCTGATGTGTCGGAGACGGAGGAAATAGAGGAGAATAAAAAGATGAAGGTCGAGGAGAAAGCCCCGTCATGCCGTCCCCCAGCCTCGAGCCCACCCCCCGCTCAAGAGACTCCAGTTGCACTAAAAACCCAACCGAAAAAAGCATCCAGTAAacccggggtctgtatggcacccaAGGGGAACGTGCGGAAGGGTGGCCCATCAAGAAGAGGGAAATGA
- the LOC142666426 gene encoding zinc finger protein 512B-like isoform X1 — translation MTDSKRRGPAVMADSLATGSRRQFPRISKSRASTQLQFLASDSGSFYNKRTVQKRYARPENRELRGIPPSLISEWKEMFKTLSRVRCPSSGCWVEFPSVLGLKQHYQRCQGAPLVSRLVLSCPHCEAVFASRPQLQKHLMWNHSETEETRENRPSPHVVSNGAKEKCKGYPKIAHGNTTHFAQVMKKRSPANKVSKSGTGQTRGENGDVPHPKDNDKQGDLCLSDEDPERTRHRRKQKTPKKFTGEQPSITTTFGLKGLGKTEDKSRGRQGRVVQGRVEEKKKIESANLRLEHIMKPPSGSVDDKCQRQSNKKGEVTCPNCSSVTRKTMAGLRKHMDVCEQLQEALRCQQCRKQFKSKAGLNYHTMAEHINKSSSLHGNPLDDPRERERLRKMLKQMGKLRCPKQNCTATFCSLMGYQYHTQRCGTQQCDREKLHFSCPQCKKAYQSKAGRDYHVRSEHCADSAEPEPESKQTKVVEDFERTPSGRVRRHSAQVAVFHLQEIAEDELAREGSRRRKKEDLVPDSKRLNYLRPGLPTFNPHLLDRWKALVKENGFICCPNNCCEAIYSSVSGLKAHLANCNKGNHSGGKYRCLLCQKEFSSESGVKYHILKTHSQNWFRVSTVSSPSKRKMSPERSPDVSETEEIEENKKMKVEEKAPSCRPPASSPPPAQETPVALKTQPKKASSKPGVCMAPKGNVRKGGPSRRGK, via the exons CCCTCCCTGATCAGCGAGTGGAAAGAAATGTTTAAGACGTTGTCGAGGGTGAGATGTCCAAGTTCAGGCTGCTGGGTGGAGTTCCCCAGTGTGTTAGGACTAAAACAACATTATCAACGGTGCCAAGGG GCGCCGCTCGTGTCCCGGTTGGTGCTCTCCTGCCCGCACTGTGAAGCCGTCTTCGCCTCAAGGCCGCAGCTGCAGAAACACTTGATGTGGAACCATTCAGAGACGGAGGAGACCAGAGAAAACAGGCCAAGCCCACACGTGGTCTCTAATGGGGCGAAGGAGAAGTGCAAGGGGTACCCCAAAATTGCACATGGCAACACAACGCATTTTGCGCA GGTGATGAAAAAAAGATCTCCGGCAAATAAAGTGTCAAAGTCGGGTACAGGGCAGACACGGGGGGAGAACGGTGACGTCCCCCATCCCAAGGACAACGACAAACAAGGGGATCTATGTCTGTCTGATGAGGATCCGGAGAGAACGAGGCACA GAAGGAAACAGAAGACTCCGAAGAAGTTCACAGGAGAACAACCGTCTATCACCACCACCTTTGGGTTAAAAG GTTTGGGAAAAACAGAGGACAAGTCCAGAGGAAGACAAGGACGGGTTGTACAGGGGAGAGTTGAGGAAAAGAAGAAGATAGAAAGTGCGAACCTAAGACTGGAGCATATCATGAAGCCCCCCTCAG GCAGTGTGGATGACAAGTGCCAACGTCAAAGCAATAAGAAGGGTGAGGTGACCTGTCCAAACTGCTCATCCGTTACACGCAAAACCATGGCGGGGTTAAGAAAACACATGGATGTATGTGAACAG CTGCAAGAAGCACTGAGGTGCCAGCAATGCAGGAAGCAGTTCAAATCCAAAGCCGGTCTCAATTATCATACCATGGCAGAGCACATCAATAAG TCTTCCAGTCTTCACGGTAACCCACTAGATGATCCCAGAGAGCGGGAACGCCTGAGAAAAATGTTGAAGCAGATGGGAAAATTGCGCTGTCCTAAGCAG AATTGCACGGCCACATTTTGCAGCTTGATGGGGTATCAGTACCACACCCAGCGCTGCGGCACCCAGCAGTGCGACCGGGAGAAGCTGCACTTCTCCTGCCCTCAGTGTAAGAAGGCTTACCAGTCCAAGGCCGGAAGGGATTACCATGTGCGCTCGGAGCACTGCGCG gaTTCTGCGGAACCAGAGCCAGAGTCAAAGCAGACGAAGGTGGTGGAGGATTTTGAGCGCACCCCGAGTGGCAGGGTCAGGAGGCACTCGGCACAGGTCGCCGTCTTCCATTTGCAGGAAATTGCAGAGGACGAGCTGGCGAGGGAAGGAAGCCGCAGGAGAAAGAAGGAGGATTTGGTACCTGACAGCAAGAGG CTGAACTACCTCCGCCCCGGCCTGCCGACCTTTAACCCCCACCTCCTGGATCGCTGGAAAGCACTTGTGAAGGAGAACGGCTTCATTTGTTGTCCCAATAAT TGCTGTGAAGCGATATACTCCAGCGTGTCTGGGTTGAAGGCTCATCTAGCAAACTGTAATAAG GGAAATCACTCCGGGGGGAAATACAGATGTCTGCTGTGTCAGAAGGAGTTCAGCTCCGAAAGCGGCGTGAAGTATCACATCCTGAAGACGCACTCACAG AACTGGTTCCGGGTTTCCACCGTTTCGTCGCCTTCTAAAAGAAAAATGAGTCCGGAGCGCTCCCCTGATGTGTCGGAGACGGAGGAAATAGAGGAGAATAAAAAGATGAAGGTCGAGGAGAAAGCCCCGTCATGCCGTCCCCCAGCCTCGAGCCCACCCCCCGCTCAAGAGACTCCAGTTGCACTAAAAACCCAACCGAAAAAAGCATCCAGTAAacccggggtctgtatggcacccaAGGGGAACGTGCGGAAGGGTGGCCCATCAAGAAGAGGGAAATGA